A genomic region of Caulobacter sp. NIBR2454 contains the following coding sequences:
- a CDS encoding pilus assembly protein TadG-related protein translates to MNRLAGEHGSITPMAAVLGLLLMAFAAFAIDTGAWYMSRRALQGHADAAALAAAPFAADAADAQAEAESLLTANGLPGRLVLVETGVYCPTAPVTSRFIAGVAPCPGQTTANTTANAVRLRVRDVGPLLLGRLLDRTVGPTLTVEAIGARVNQAGLEISSGLVNFDTSRVAGANAVLGGLLGTNVNLSLVDYQGLVAADVSAPALLNQLASDLNLTAGSYQDVLAANITEGRVLTAAMKVLQAEGAAANADAITALQRLRDRVTAAGDKPVPTSRLFDLGPWGAVERAATTGFDASLNVLQLASLTLQAANGQNGVNLAPVGLSVPGVLSVQVESTLIEAPQTSYAFGPEGVTVNTAQVRLLLRASLLNGNLVNLPLYVEAAPAEATVTRIECSGNPATDAEVDVLIRTGVARVVIGEPDTPDAFTSFQTDVEGFNPAKIGLKLPLGPPPLSLPNLALLETSIRLEPPAIAENSQTFTSTQPVASQSHQVGSGGLTQSLLSLPASAVDLRFCTAVVLGQCILGGQVTGSNKTSGINTLSTLLTALDPLIDGLLAGLGIKLGYANSTITGVRCGIPVLVK, encoded by the coding sequence ATGAACCGCCTCGCGGGGGAGCACGGCTCGATCACGCCGATGGCGGCGGTGCTGGGCTTGCTGCTCATGGCCTTCGCGGCCTTCGCGATCGATACTGGCGCCTGGTACATGAGCCGTCGCGCGCTACAGGGTCACGCCGACGCCGCCGCTCTGGCCGCCGCGCCCTTCGCCGCCGACGCCGCCGACGCCCAGGCCGAGGCCGAAAGCCTGCTCACGGCCAACGGACTGCCCGGCCGGCTGGTCTTGGTCGAGACCGGCGTCTATTGCCCGACGGCTCCCGTGACGAGCCGCTTCATCGCCGGCGTCGCCCCCTGCCCAGGCCAGACCACCGCCAACACGACGGCCAACGCGGTAAGGCTTCGCGTGCGCGATGTCGGTCCGCTGCTCCTGGGCCGCCTGCTCGACCGCACCGTCGGCCCGACCCTGACGGTGGAGGCCATCGGAGCCCGCGTGAATCAGGCGGGCCTGGAAATAAGCTCGGGGCTTGTGAACTTCGACACCAGCCGGGTCGCTGGCGCCAATGCGGTGCTCGGCGGGCTGCTTGGGACCAACGTCAATCTCAGTCTTGTCGACTACCAGGGCCTCGTCGCCGCCGATGTGAGCGCGCCTGCTCTGCTGAACCAGTTGGCGTCGGACCTGAACCTAACCGCCGGCTCCTATCAAGACGTCCTGGCCGCCAACATCACCGAGGGCCGGGTGCTGACGGCCGCCATGAAAGTTCTGCAGGCCGAAGGGGCGGCCGCGAACGCAGACGCCATAACCGCGCTGCAGCGTCTGCGCGATCGCGTCACGGCCGCCGGCGACAAGCCGGTCCCCACCAGCCGCCTTTTCGATCTGGGACCTTGGGGAGCGGTGGAGCGGGCCGCCACAACCGGTTTCGACGCGTCACTCAACGTCCTTCAACTGGCCAGCCTTACCTTACAGGCCGCCAATGGCCAGAACGGGGTCAACCTCGCGCCTGTTGGGCTATCCGTCCCTGGTGTGCTCAGCGTTCAGGTCGAAAGCACTCTCATTGAGGCGCCTCAGACTAGCTACGCCTTTGGCCCTGAAGGCGTGACGGTGAACACCGCGCAGGTGCGGCTGTTGCTGCGGGCTTCGCTTCTCAATGGGAATCTGGTGAACCTCCCCCTTTACGTCGAAGCCGCTCCCGCGGAGGCGACGGTCACGCGCATCGAATGCTCGGGTAACCCAGCCACCGATGCGGAAGTGGATGTCCTGATCAGGACCGGCGTGGCCCGTGTGGTGATTGGAGAACCTGACACACCGGATGCGTTCACGAGCTTTCAAACTGATGTGGAGGGGTTCAACCCCGCAAAAATCGGCTTGAAGCTTCCTCTTGGCCCGCCGCCGCTTTCGCTCCCCAATCTTGCACTCCTCGAAACAAGCATTCGCCTTGAGCCTCCCGCAATCGCAGAGAACTCGCAAACCTTCACCTCCACCCAGCCGGTTGCATCGCAGTCGCATCAAGTAGGCAGTGGCGGATTGACGCAGTCGTTACTGAGCCTCCCAGCATCCGCGGTGGATTTGCGCTTTTGCACCGCTGTTGTTCTGGGCCAGTGCATATTGGGCGGCCAAGTCACCGGATCTAATAAGACAAGCGGAATCAACACCTTATCAACCTTGCTCACGGCCCTCGACCCGCTGATCGACGGTTTGCTCGCTGGGCTGGGTATCAAGCTTGGATACGCAAACTCAACCATTACGGGAGTACGTTGTGGCATTCCCGTTCTTGTGAAATAG